The Gloeobacter morelensis MG652769 genome contains the following window.
TGCAGCCTCGACCGCGCCGCTGCCTGCTTTGAGCAGCGCGGCGGCGCAGCGCGCCAAGGTTGAGCCGGTGGTGCAGATGTCGTCGACCAGCAAGACCGGTCGTACCGCAGGTGCAGTACCGACAGCAAAAGCCTGCTCCAGTGCTCGGGCACGCCGCTCGGGGTCGAGGCCGTGCAGCGCCGGGGTGGCGACAATCCGCCGCAGCCCGTGGGGCCGATAGACAAACCCGGTGCGCTGGCAAAAGGCGCGGGCAATGCGATCCGCCTGGTTGTAGCCGCGCTGGGCCTGCCGGCTCGGGTGCAGGGGCACAGCCACCACCTGAAAGGCGAGCGGCGGCTTGTCTTGATTCAACCACCAGCGCCCAAGGCGCTCTCCTAACCAATCGCCTAACTCCGGCCGCTGTTTGTACTTGAGCACTTCCAGGGCGCGTCGAAGCGCACCGGCGTAGCTTCCCCAGACATGAACCCGTACAGAAGCGCAGATTTCCACCGGCGACTGCGGATGGCGGCGGCACTGCTCGATGGCCGCAGCGCAACCGGCGCACAGGTAAGTGCTGGCACGCCGGTCGCACAGAGGGCATCGATGAGAAAACAACCAAAGTTTCACAACCAGAGAGCGCAGCTGCCCACGTACTGTAGCGGCTCGATCTTCGATGGTTCCCGTAAGCCGACCCGCCGCGCGAAAATTCTCACCACACAGATCTAACCCAATGGCGACGATTCCCTAGCAGAAGCAAGCTAGCCTGAATTTGTGGGGACAAAGTTGATGAAGGGCGGACGATGGGACTTGAACCCACGAATGGAGGATCCACAATCCTCTGCCTTAACCTCTTGGCTACGCCCGCCGCGGTCGGCCCATTTCTTATGCTACCACTGCTCTCCCCCACTGCCGCAAGGGTCGCATTACCGGATTTAACTGTCTAGTGAATAGGTGACGAAGTCGGTGTATAATGCTATATTAGAAGATTGCAGGATGTGTAGTGCAGAGCGGGCGTGGTCAGCCGTTGGCCGTTTCCAAAGTGTCCTTCAAGACCAGGATTTCGTCACGGTGAGCCTGGATGACCAATTTTGCGCCCTGGGAGGTAGCGACGATTCGGGCAACCACTTGTTCGGGACGTCGGGCTTTTCTCCAGTAGAAAAGCCCCGCCAGGGGACTCAGCAAGGGCAACAGGGCAAAGGCCCATTCCCCTGCCGGCAGCAAAATGGCAAGCACCAGCGCCAAGCAGATCAGACCCAAAAGTGCAAGGAGCGTCAGAAATATGGCCAGGAAACGGCTTGGGGCGACCACGCCCGAGAAGACCAGACGGCGCCCCTGCTCCTCGACCAGGCGGTAGGACCGACCTTCGAGGTAAGCGCGCAGCGAGTGAGCAAGTTGCTGCGGCTGGGAACTGAAGTCCAATTCCGCTTCTTCGGTGCGGTCTTTGACCGAGGCGCGCAGGAAAAAGAACAGTCCCACCAGCAGCAGCAGCGTCAGCACAAGGGTCGAGAGGATAGTTACCTGCTGCATGGCCACCATTATCGCCCTGGAAAAACCGTTTTGCCCAGTCGTGCGCTTGTTTAGACAAGGTCTTTTCTTAGACTTGGTGTTGGGGGTATAATAAAGCTTGAGAGGTCAAAGAGCAATTGAACTTAAGCACCTGCACTCAAGATAGAGATTTTTGGCCGGTCCCCCCGGCCTCCGGTTGGGGAACGCAAAGCAGGAACACGGCGGGCCGCTTCGATGGTCTAAACAGGCAGAGCGATCGCTCCCACGGGTGTGCACCGAACCGCTTCCAGTTTCCCCGATTTGTTGTCAAGGCAATCACGTTACCGAAGGTTGAACGAAAAATGCACATTGTCGATATCGATAGAATGGCGACCCCGGACGACCTGGAGGGGGGTCTGGACCCGGTGCTTGATCCCCAGGCGCTCGAGGCCTTTGTGCAGGTGGATATCACCGACGAACGTCCGGTTCGCCCGGGCAGCTCCACGGATCTGGTGCGCGTTTACCTGCAGGAGATCGGCCGCGTGCCGCTGTTGGGGCGCGACGAAGAAGTCGAACTGGCCCAGCAGGTCCAGAAGCTCATGAAGCTCATGGCCCTCAAGGAGTCGCTCCAAGCTTCCTTGGGCAGCGACTAT
Protein-coding sequences here:
- a CDS encoding ComF family protein, with the translated sequence MKLWLFSHRCPLCDRRASTYLCAGCAAAIEQCRRHPQSPVEICASVRVHVWGSYAGALRRALEVLKYKQRPELGDWLGERLGRWWLNQDKPPLAFQVVAVPLHPSRQAQRGYNQADRIARAFCQRTGFVYRPHGLRRIVATPALHGLDPERRARALEQAFAVGTAPAVRPVLLVDDICTTGSTLARCAAALLKAGSGAVEAAVIARPALDRRPRADA
- a CDS encoding cofactor assembly of complex C subunit B, with translation MQQVTILSTLVLTLLLLVGLFFFLRASVKDRTEEAELDFSSQPQQLAHSLRAYLEGRSYRLVEEQGRRLVFSGVVAPSRFLAIFLTLLALLGLICLALVLAILLPAGEWAFALLPLLSPLAGLFYWRKARRPEQVVARIVATSQGAKLVIQAHRDEILVLKDTLETANG